From the genome of Glaciihabitans sp. INWT7, one region includes:
- a CDS encoding HNH endonuclease, whose translation MALELTAAMMAELVTEMADDPAPRSGTEAYEWVKFLLHGAGQTTCPICLTEIDLARKFPHPASVELDHILPSARGGRHTVGNLQLAHKYCNGSKCDERAIGYPSVEQAAFFLGRRTREVDEPGWMAPALGPADPASGPTIAQLRAAFKRDFPDFQPS comes from the coding sequence ATGGCACTCGAGCTCACCGCGGCGATGATGGCCGAATTGGTGACGGAGATGGCTGATGACCCCGCGCCGCGAAGCGGGACGGAAGCATACGAATGGGTCAAGTTCCTGCTGCACGGTGCCGGGCAGACAACGTGCCCGATCTGCCTCACCGAAATCGATCTGGCCCGGAAGTTCCCTCACCCGGCAAGCGTTGAGCTCGACCACATCCTGCCGTCCGCGCGAGGCGGCCGCCACACGGTCGGCAACCTGCAACTCGCGCACAAATACTGCAACGGCAGCAAGTGCGACGAACGCGCCATCGGGTACCCGTCAGTCGAGCAGGCGGCGTTCTTCCTCGGGCGGCGGACACGAGAGGTAGACGAGCCAGGATGGATGGCCCCAGCGCTCGGCCCTGCCGACCCAGCGTCCGGGCCGACGATCGCGCAGCTGAGAGCCGCGTTCAAGCGGGACTTCCCCGACTTCCAACCCTCGTGA
- a CDS encoding IS3 family transposase (programmed frameshift), giving the protein MPKPYPPEFRRDVVAVARKHEAPLNQIAKDFGISESCLAYWLKKADVEEGVKPGVTEKESAELREARKRIRLLEQEAEVMRRAVAYLSRDVNPKMMYPLVRELAVDGVPVTVTCRVLRFSKQAFYQWLRNPVSQRDWDDAHLTNAAWDAHRDDPAFGYRFISDELNQAGLKAGENRVWRLCSQQRLWSVFAKKRGLRGKAGPPVHDDHVQRNFTATRPNQLWLTDITEHRTDEGKIYLCAIKDVWSNKIVGYSIDSRMKASLAVAAARNAIGQRDIAGTILHSDRGSQFRSNAFVRVLKNNAITGSMGRVGACGDNAAMESFFALLQKNVLDRQRWATREELRLAIVVWIERTYHRKRRQRRLGKLTPIEFETINMALNAA; this is encoded by the exons ATGCCCAAGCCCTACCCGCCCGAGTTCCGCCGCGATGTTGTCGCGGTCGCTCGCAAGCACGAAGCCCCGCTGAACCAGATCGCGAAGGACTTCGGAATTTCGGAGTCGTGTCTGGCGTACTGGCTGAAGAAAGCCGACGTCGAAGAGGGGGTGAAGCCTGGCGTGACGGAGAAGGAGTCGGCTGAGCTGCGGGAGGCGCGGAAACGGATCCGGCTGCTGGAGCAGGAAGCCGAGGTAATGCGCCGCGCCGTCGCCTACCTCTCCCGGGATGTCAACCCAA AAATGATGTACCCGCTGGTCCGCGAACTGGCCGTCGACGGAGTCCCCGTCACGGTGACCTGCCGGGTATTGCGCTTCTCCAAACAAGCCTTCTATCAGTGGCTCCGAAACCCCGTCTCGCAACGTGATTGGGACGACGCTCACCTGACCAACGCGGCGTGGGACGCCCACCGGGACGACCCCGCGTTCGGCTACCGGTTCATCAGCGACGAACTCAACCAGGCTGGCCTGAAGGCGGGCGAGAACCGGGTTTGGCGGCTCTGCTCCCAGCAGCGGCTCTGGTCCGTGTTCGCGAAGAAACGCGGCCTGAGGGGCAAAGCCGGCCCGCCCGTGCATGACGACCATGTCCAGCGGAACTTCACCGCGACACGCCCTAACCAGCTGTGGTTGACGGACATCACCGAGCATCGCACCGACGAAGGCAAAATCTACCTCTGCGCGATCAAGGACGTGTGGTCGAACAAGATCGTCGGCTACTCCATCGACTCCCGAATGAAAGCATCCCTGGCGGTCGCTGCGGCCCGCAACGCAATCGGGCAACGCGACATCGCCGGCACGATTCTGCACTCCGACCGCGGCTCTCAATTCCGCTCCAACGCCTTCGTGCGGGTGTTGAAGAACAACGCCATCACCGGGTCGATGGGCCGCGTCGGCGCATGCGGCGACAACGCCGCGATGGAGTCCTTCTTCGCCCTCCTGCAAAAGAACGTCCTCGACCGGCAACGATGGGCCACGAGGGAAGAGCTACGCCTCGCGATCGTGGTCTGGATCGAGCGAACCTACCATCGCAAGCGTCGGCAACGCCGCCTCGGCAAACTCACCCCGATCGAGTTTGAGACAATAAACATGGCCCTCAACGCCGCGTGA